In the genome of Cellvibrio sp. KY-YJ-3, one region contains:
- a CDS encoding AEC family transporter, with the protein MLTNALTTFSFAFGITAPIFVVLFLGVLLKKRGMIDDAFIKSASGLVYNIGLPVMLFTTSASADFNHMADAGVLIAFGVMTLLVFASSLLTAHWFTQEPRDHGVIIQGAFRGNLVILGLAFCANAYGERGLATAALPVAMTVVLYNVLSIYVLNRSLQRSSNSFKATLKDIVKNPLMLAIVAGLLFNASGLKMPVILLDSGKYLSQMVLPLALICIGGALDLSQLKRVDAATLSATLWKLVISPLLACGIAIGLGVRGENLAILFVLAASPSATVSFVMVQAMKGNAVLAANIVVQTTLWSLFSVTLGLWLLEILNFI; encoded by the coding sequence TTGCTCACTAACGCCCTCACAACATTTTCCTTTGCCTTCGGCATCACCGCGCCCATTTTTGTGGTGCTGTTTCTCGGTGTGCTGCTAAAAAAACGCGGCATGATTGACGATGCCTTTATCAAAAGTGCGTCCGGCCTCGTTTATAACATCGGCCTGCCGGTCATGTTGTTCACCACCAGCGCCAGCGCCGACTTTAACCATATGGCCGATGCAGGTGTATTAATTGCATTTGGGGTGATGACCTTGCTGGTATTTGCGAGCAGCTTGCTTACCGCCCATTGGTTTACTCAGGAACCACGCGACCATGGTGTGATTATCCAGGGTGCGTTTCGCGGCAATTTGGTGATTTTGGGGCTAGCCTTTTGCGCCAATGCTTACGGTGAACGTGGTTTGGCTACAGCCGCTTTGCCAGTCGCAATGACCGTGGTGCTTTACAACGTCCTGTCCATTTATGTGTTGAATCGCAGCTTGCAGCGCAGCAGTAACTCCTTCAAAGCCACACTCAAAGACATTGTTAAAAACCCGCTTATGCTGGCGATAGTCGCTGGGCTTTTGTTCAACGCCAGCGGATTAAAAATGCCTGTTATTTTGCTCGACAGCGGCAAATACCTAAGCCAAATGGTGTTACCACTGGCACTGATTTGTATTGGCGGTGCGTTGGATTTATCGCAACTAAAACGCGTGGACGCAGCAACTCTTAGTGCGACACTATGGAAACTAGTGATATCGCCACTGCTGGCTTGCGGCATAGCGATTGGCTTGGGTGTGCGCGGTGAAAACCTCGCCATTTTGTTTGTACTGGCCGCGTCCCCCAGCGCCACCGTCAGTTTTGTGATGGTGCAGGCGATGAAAGGCAACGCTGTGCTCGCAGCGAATATTGTGGTGCAGACAACGCTCTGGTCGCTGTTCAGCGTGACCCTGGGTTTGTGGTTATTGGAGATATTGAATTTTATTTAA
- a CDS encoding SMP-30/gluconolactonase/LRE family protein gives MTSLTLIDTVPCANQLGEGVQWNHQDGCFYWTDIHSKKLYRYALATKKLTHFDLPERLCCFAFAKNDARLLAAFESGFAWFDITTSAVEWIAKPEANINGNRSNDGRCDRQGRFWMGSIVENRTSEEQSAGLYCLDTDFSVTQHFSGLMISNALCWSPDSRKLYHADSPTHSLRVYDFDAQTGELSNPEIFAHTALGVEPDGACVDAEGYVWNAQWGGSQVVRYAPDGSKNLVLDLPVAQPTCVAFGGEQLNVLAVTSARVGLSDEALKQQPQAGNLFIFATPFTGLTENWFG, from the coding sequence ATGACATCACTGACACTTATCGATACCGTTCCCTGTGCTAATCAGTTAGGTGAGGGCGTGCAATGGAATCATCAGGATGGCTGCTTTTATTGGACGGATATTCACAGTAAAAAACTCTATCGCTATGCGTTAGCCACTAAAAAACTGACGCATTTTGATTTGCCTGAACGCTTATGTTGTTTTGCCTTTGCGAAAAACGATGCGCGTCTGCTCGCTGCATTTGAATCAGGATTTGCCTGGTTTGATATTACAACCAGTGCAGTCGAATGGATTGCGAAACCAGAAGCAAATATTAACGGCAATCGTTCCAACGATGGCCGCTGTGATCGGCAAGGGCGCTTCTGGATGGGTTCGATAGTGGAGAATCGCACCAGTGAAGAACAAAGTGCGGGCCTTTATTGTTTGGATACGGATTTTTCCGTCACGCAGCATTTCAGCGGTTTGATGATTTCCAATGCGCTCTGCTGGAGCCCGGATTCGCGTAAGCTTTATCACGCCGATTCGCCCACACACTCATTGCGGGTTTATGATTTTGATGCGCAGACGGGCGAATTATCTAACCCGGAAATTTTTGCCCACACTGCACTGGGGGTAGAGCCGGATGGTGCCTGTGTCGATGCAGAAGGCTATGTGTGGAACGCGCAATGGGGCGGCAGCCAAGTGGTGCGCTATGCGCCGGACGGTAGTAAAAATCTGGTATTGGATTTACCCGTTGCGCAACCAACCTGTGTGGCATTTGGTGGTGAGCAATTAAATGTATTGGCCGTAACCAGTGCGCGCGTCGGCTTGAGTGATGAAGCTTTGAAACAGCAACCACAAGCGGGCAATTTATTTATTTTTGCTACACCCTTTACCGGTTTAACAGAAAATTGGTTTGGTTGA
- a CDS encoding sodium/sugar symporter — MILNGLDIGVLVAYTLILLFVAYWVSRDEKGHEKNANDYFLASKSLPWWAIGASLIAANISAEQIIGMSGSGFVIGMGIAAYELMAAITLIVIAKYFLPIFLAKGIYTMPQFLENRYDGRVRTIMAIFWLALYTFVNLTSVLYLGSLAISQFIGVDMIYGMIFLVLFSMAYSVYGGLKAVAMTDIVQVIMLVLGGLFVSYLALNQISGDNGVIQGFTTLMEKAPEKFDMILSKDNPNYISLPGISVLIGGLWIMNISYWGFNQYIIQRALAAKSLQEAQKGMAFAAYVKLFVPIIVVLPGICAVVLAPDLAKADQAYPEMMKLLPHGLLGIAFAALVAAIASSLSSMSNSISTIFTMDVYKKLVNPAASEHKLVFVGRMTALIAMVVAILLAKPLVGQSQQAFQFIQEFTGFFTPGIVVIFLFGFFWKKASANSALAAAIGSVVFSALFYKFLPEFPFMDRVGVVFILCCIVAAAITLLSGTKEQANAIDLHDVSFKTTGGFNVAAMGVILILIAIYATWW; from the coding sequence ATGATTTTAAACGGACTCGATATCGGGGTATTGGTTGCCTACACCCTGATTCTGCTCTTTGTTGCCTATTGGGTGTCGCGTGACGAAAAAGGCCACGAAAAAAACGCTAACGATTATTTTCTTGCCAGCAAATCCCTGCCTTGGTGGGCGATCGGTGCATCCTTAATCGCCGCCAACATCTCCGCTGAACAAATCATCGGTATGTCTGGTTCGGGGTTTGTGATTGGTATGGGGATCGCCGCTTACGAACTGATGGCAGCAATAACCTTGATTGTGATCGCAAAATATTTCCTGCCGATTTTCCTCGCCAAGGGCATTTACACCATGCCGCAATTTTTGGAGAACCGTTACGATGGCCGCGTGCGCACCATCATGGCGATTTTCTGGCTGGCGCTCTATACCTTTGTGAATCTGACCTCTGTGCTCTATTTGGGGTCTTTGGCAATCTCACAATTTATCGGCGTAGACATGATTTACGGAATGATCTTCCTGGTGCTTTTCTCTATGGCTTACTCGGTTTATGGCGGTCTTAAAGCGGTTGCCATGACAGACATAGTGCAGGTGATTATGTTGGTGTTGGGCGGTTTATTCGTAAGCTATTTGGCGCTGAACCAAATCTCGGGCGACAACGGTGTTATTCAAGGCTTTACCACCCTGATGGAAAAAGCCCCGGAAAAATTCGACATGATTTTGTCGAAAGATAACCCCAACTACATCAGCTTGCCCGGTATTTCAGTATTGATTGGTGGTCTGTGGATTATGAACATCAGCTACTGGGGCTTTAACCAATACATTATCCAGCGTGCACTGGCGGCAAAAAGTTTGCAGGAAGCGCAAAAAGGTATGGCGTTTGCTGCCTACGTAAAATTATTTGTGCCAATTATTGTGGTATTGCCTGGCATATGCGCCGTAGTGCTGGCCCCGGATCTGGCTAAAGCTGACCAAGCCTATCCGGAAATGATGAAATTATTGCCACATGGTTTGTTGGGAATTGCGTTTGCTGCACTGGTCGCCGCGATTGCTTCTTCACTCAGTTCTATGAGCAATAGTATCTCTACTATTTTCACCATGGATGTTTACAAGAAGTTGGTGAATCCGGCAGCGAGCGAACACAAACTGGTATTTGTAGGGCGTATGACGGCATTGATCGCCATGGTTGTTGCGATTTTGCTGGCCAAGCCATTAGTTGGGCAATCTCAGCAGGCATTCCAATTTATTCAGGAATTTACGGGCTTCTTTACGCCAGGTATTGTGGTGATTTTCCTGTTTGGTTTCTTCTGGAAAAAAGCCAGCGCTAACTCTGCGCTGGCAGCGGCAATTGGTTCAGTGGTTTTCTCTGCGCTGTTCTACAAATTCCTACCTGAATTTCCGTTTATGGATCGTGTGGGCGTAGTGTTTATACTTTGCTGTATTGTTGCAGCGGCTATCACTTTGCTCAGCGGCACTAAAGAGCAGGCCAATGCGATTGATTTGCACGATGTTAGCTTCAAAACCACTGGCGGGTTTAATGTTGCAGCGATGGGAGTCATCCTAATCCTGATCGCGATCTACGCTACCTGGTGGTAA
- a CDS encoding SDR family NAD(P)-dependent oxidoreductase has translation MYSYSAHTGYTRYASLQGRSVFITGGSTGIGAALVEAFAAQGARVAFVDIDAEGAIELCDAIERQGYARPWFEICDVSDIKALQQSIADACVVNGDISVLINNAANDQRYDTRAMTEERWHRSLAINLHPAFFAAQAVQPMMALQGGGSIINISSINVQFGPPNLASYITAKAGILGISKALATDYGQDNIRVNSILPGWVATPKQLEKWLSPEEEEELMKRVCLKKRLGAHDVANLALFLAADDSAMITSQEFIVDGGRI, from the coding sequence ATGTATAGCTACTCAGCCCATACAGGGTATACCCGCTACGCCAGCCTGCAGGGGCGCAGTGTATTTATTACCGGCGGTTCAACCGGTATCGGTGCCGCGTTGGTTGAAGCCTTTGCGGCGCAGGGCGCACGGGTTGCCTTTGTCGATATAGATGCCGAGGGCGCCATTGAACTGTGTGATGCAATCGAGCGGCAGGGTTATGCCCGCCCCTGGTTTGAAATTTGCGATGTGAGTGACATCAAGGCGTTACAGCAAAGTATCGCGGATGCATGCGTCGTGAATGGTGATATTAGTGTGCTGATTAACAACGCCGCTAACGATCAGCGTTATGACACCCGCGCGATGACCGAAGAGCGTTGGCATCGCAGTTTGGCGATTAACCTGCATCCGGCGTTTTTTGCGGCGCAGGCGGTACAGCCGATGATGGCGTTACAAGGTGGCGGTTCGATTATCAATATCAGCTCCATCAACGTGCAATTTGGTCCGCCAAATTTGGCTAGTTACATCACGGCGAAAGCCGGAATTTTAGGAATCTCCAAAGCGCTGGCCACGGACTATGGTCAAGACAATATTCGTGTGAACTCCATTTTGCCCGGCTGGGTGGCAACACCCAAGCAGTTGGAAAAATGGTTATCGCCGGAAGAGGAAGAAGAATTAATGAAACGCGTGTGTCTCAAGAAACGTTTGGGCGCGCACGACGTGGCGAACCTGGCACTCTTTCTCGCGGCGGATGACTCCGCCATGATCACCTCTCAAGAATTTATTGTGGACGGTGGCCGGATTTAA
- a CDS encoding FadR/GntR family transcriptional regulator: MLDTGRNLTHQLTHQLGAAIVQGQYAIDKSFPTEAELSQQFNISRSVTREAVKMLTAKGLIASRPRQGIRVMPSSHWNMFDADVLGWTLNARPSLELLREFTQLRMAIEPEAAVLAAENNKDTARIKAIGDALARMKRADEGLDDPLTADIEFHCAILAAGNNRFFFQLRDFIQVALRVSIASTNQLKGVLTADYDDHKRIYDAICAGDQEEASRAVKVLLQEVMQLINLSLVKPA; this comes from the coding sequence ATGCTGGACACAGGGCGTAATCTTACACACCAGTTAACCCATCAATTGGGTGCGGCAATTGTTCAAGGTCAATATGCGATTGATAAATCCTTCCCGACGGAAGCGGAGTTATCGCAACAATTTAATATCAGCCGCAGCGTCACGCGCGAAGCGGTAAAAATGCTGACGGCTAAAGGTTTGATTGCCTCGCGGCCACGCCAGGGCATTCGGGTCATGCCGAGCAGCCACTGGAATATGTTTGATGCCGATGTGCTGGGTTGGACACTCAATGCGCGCCCCTCGCTGGAGCTGCTGCGTGAATTTACCCAACTGCGTATGGCGATTGAACCGGAAGCAGCGGTATTGGCTGCTGAAAACAACAAGGACACCGCGCGTATCAAAGCGATTGGCGATGCGCTGGCGCGTATGAAGCGTGCCGATGAAGGATTAGATGATCCGCTCACGGCCGATATTGAGTTTCACTGCGCCATTCTCGCGGCAGGCAACAACCGCTTCTTTTTTCAATTGCGCGATTTCATCCAGGTTGCGCTGCGTGTGAGTATCGCCAGTACCAACCAGCTTAAAGGTGTACTGACCGCTGACTACGATGATCACAAACGCATTTATGACGCCATTTGTGCGGGTGATCAGGAGGAGGCGAGCAGGGCAGTAAAAGTGTTGCTGCAAGAAGTAATGCAATTGATTAATTTATCTCTGGTTAAACCTGCATGA
- the phoU gene encoding phosphate signaling complex protein PhoU, producing the protein MDITSHTHHISQQYNIELEAIRTHLSEMGGMAQRQVNDAIQALIDADVERAEQVVRSDTKVNSMEVTIDEECVRILARRQPAASDLRLVIAVTKAITDLERIGDEATKIARQAIAMNKDGLAPRGYIEVRHIGGHVSHMLQDALDAFARLDMQLALTVVQTDKQVDMEYSTAMRELVTFMIEDPRSITRVLNIMWSLRALERIGDHARNLAQYVIYLVNGEDVRHANLEQITENVNAKDE; encoded by the coding sequence ATGGATATTACAAGTCACACTCACCACATCTCCCAACAGTACAACATAGAACTGGAGGCGATTCGTACTCATCTGTCGGAAATGGGCGGTATGGCTCAGCGTCAGGTGAACGATGCCATTCAAGCGCTGATTGATGCCGATGTGGAGCGCGCCGAGCAAGTGGTGCGCTCGGATACCAAAGTCAACTCCATGGAAGTGACAATCGACGAAGAGTGCGTGCGTATTCTCGCCCGTCGTCAACCGGCCGCGAGCGATTTGCGTTTGGTTATCGCCGTTACCAAAGCGATTACCGACCTTGAGCGTATCGGCGATGAAGCGACTAAAATCGCCCGTCAAGCTATCGCCATGAATAAAGATGGTTTGGCGCCACGCGGTTATATTGAGGTGCGCCATATTGGTGGTCATGTGTCGCACATGTTGCAAGATGCGTTGGACGCATTTGCCCGTCTGGATATGCAGTTGGCGCTCACGGTAGTGCAAACCGATAAACAGGTAGATATGGAATACAGCACGGCGATGCGCGAGCTGGTCACTTTTATGATTGAAGATCCGCGCAGTATTACGCGGGTACTCAACATCATGTGGTCACTGCGGGCGTTGGAGCGCATTGGCGATCACGCACGCAACCTGGCGCAATACGTCATCTATTTGGTTAATGGTGAGGACGTTCGCCACGCCAATCTGGAGCAGATCACCGAAAATGTGAACGCCAAAGACGAATAA
- the pstB gene encoding phosphate ABC transporter ATP-binding protein PstB, with translation MSPTLLAEPTKLEVKNLDLFYGQKRALNSVSMKIPEKKVTAFIGPSGCGKSTLLRCFNRMNDLVDSCRVEGEILLDGDNIYEKSVDVAELRRQVGMVFQKPNPFPKSIYENVAYGLRLQGVKSKRVLDEVVEKSLKGAALWDEVKDRLHDNAFGLSGGQQQRLVIARAIAIEPEVILLDEPASALDPISTLKIEELINELKHQYTIVIVTHNMQQAARVSDYTAFMYMGDLIEHDLTDTLFTNPSKKQTEDYITGRYG, from the coding sequence ATGAGCCCGACTTTATTAGCAGAGCCCACCAAGCTGGAAGTAAAAAATCTGGACTTGTTTTATGGTCAGAAGCGCGCGCTGAATAGCGTTAGCATGAAAATTCCAGAGAAAAAGGTAACCGCGTTTATCGGTCCGTCTGGTTGTGGTAAATCAACTCTATTGCGTTGTTTTAATCGCATGAACGATTTGGTTGACTCCTGTCGTGTTGAAGGCGAGATTTTGCTCGACGGCGATAACATTTACGAAAAAAGTGTCGATGTTGCTGAGTTGCGCCGTCAAGTGGGTATGGTGTTTCAAAAGCCCAACCCCTTTCCTAAATCGATTTATGAAAATGTGGCCTATGGTTTGCGTTTGCAGGGTGTTAAATCCAAGCGTGTGCTCGATGAAGTGGTAGAGAAATCACTTAAAGGTGCTGCGCTGTGGGATGAAGTAAAGGATCGACTGCACGACAATGCATTTGGTTTATCAGGCGGGCAGCAACAGCGTTTGGTGATCGCGCGTGCGATTGCAATTGAGCCGGAAGTGATTTTGTTGGATGAGCCCGCCTCGGCGCTTGATCCAATTTCAACCTTGAAGATTGAAGAGCTGATTAACGAATTAAAACATCAGTACACCATTGTTATTGTGACGCACAATATGCAGCAGGCGGCGCGGGTGTCTGACTATACGGCATTTATGTATATGGGGGATTTGATTGAGCACGATCTGACAGATACGCTCTTTACCAACCCGAGTAAAAAACAAACCGAAGATTACATCACTGGCCGTTACGGTTAA
- the pstA gene encoding phosphate ABC transporter permease PstA: protein MKKLTRKNSSWFSSGSPWIWLNGGAVALCMIMVVGLLGLIAVRGFGHFWPADILQTSIVDRSGQTHIIMGEAVRDEVIPAAVARDGGYQIESDVELITRHLFKMGNRDISGRDFVWYLDIGMKPWEYPENAVSIERREWGNFYGYPVAIKEGNTLVSELGSKDFWEQLDQRLARALDLHAQIHRIEKVDIGRINKRMDDLRLERRGLELDGVTGTALATADVNFSERRAALEAEYAIIKKTRDDILAQATRDKLLVRTADGKETVIAFDHIVRVTRPNVMNPVQKLGQYAERVWEFLSDEPREANTEGGIFPAIFGTITMVIVMSIMVTPLGILAAIYLREYAKQGTLLKIIRISVYNLAGVPSIVYGVFGLGFFVYILGGNIDQLFYPESLPAPTFGTPGLFWASLTLALLTLPIVIVSTEEGLSRIPSTIRQGSLALGATKAETLWKVVVPLATPAMMTGLILAIARAAGEVAPLMLVGVVKLAPALPIDGNYPYLHLDQKIMHLGFHIYDVGFQSPNVEAARPLVYATSLTLILLIIALNITAIKIRNDLREKYRSASD, encoded by the coding sequence ATGAAAAAATTAACGCGTAAAAATAGTTCCTGGTTTAGCAGTGGATCGCCCTGGATATGGCTCAACGGCGGTGCTGTTGCTCTGTGTATGATCATGGTTGTTGGGCTGCTTGGTTTGATTGCAGTGCGCGGATTTGGTCATTTTTGGCCGGCTGATATTTTGCAAACCAGTATTGTTGATCGCAGTGGCCAAACACACATCATTATGGGCGAAGCTGTACGCGATGAAGTGATTCCCGCTGCCGTTGCGCGCGATGGTGGTTATCAAATTGAATCAGACGTTGAATTAATTACTCGCCACCTTTTTAAAATGGGTAATCGCGATATTAGTGGGCGCGATTTTGTGTGGTATCTGGATATTGGCATGAAACCATGGGAGTACCCGGAAAATGCAGTCTCCATTGAACGGCGCGAGTGGGGTAATTTTTACGGTTATCCGGTTGCGATTAAAGAGGGCAACACACTGGTCAGTGAGTTGGGCAGCAAGGATTTTTGGGAGCAATTGGATCAGCGCTTGGCGCGCGCATTGGATTTACATGCGCAAATTCATCGCATTGAAAAAGTCGATATAGGTCGTATCAACAAGCGCATGGATGATTTGCGCCTTGAGCGTCGCGGTTTGGAATTGGATGGTGTAACCGGCACAGCGTTGGCCACTGCCGATGTGAATTTTTCCGAGCGCCGCGCCGCGCTTGAAGCTGAGTATGCGATTATTAAAAAAACGCGTGATGACATATTGGCACAAGCGACCCGCGATAAATTATTGGTGCGCACTGCTGATGGCAAAGAAACCGTTATCGCTTTTGATCATATAGTACGTGTCACTCGCCCCAATGTAATGAACCCGGTACAAAAACTGGGTCAGTACGCCGAACGTGTGTGGGAATTTTTGAGCGATGAGCCGCGCGAGGCGAATACCGAAGGGGGTATTTTCCCGGCTATTTTTGGCACCATTACTATGGTGATTGTCATGTCAATTATGGTTACGCCGCTGGGTATTCTCGCCGCTATTTATCTGCGTGAATATGCAAAGCAAGGCACGCTGCTAAAAATTATCCGCATTTCGGTATACAACCTTGCGGGCGTGCCATCGATTGTGTACGGCGTATTTGGTTTGGGATTTTTTGTATATATTCTCGGTGGCAATATCGATCAGTTGTTTTATCCGGAATCACTGCCGGCCCCAACCTTTGGTACACCAGGTTTATTCTGGGCATCGCTCACGCTTGCACTCTTGACCTTGCCAATTGTTATCGTTTCTACCGAAGAAGGTTTATCGCGCATCCCCAGTACTATTCGTCAAGGCAGTTTGGCTCTGGGAGCAACTAAAGCAGAAACACTGTGGAAGGTAGTTGTACCTCTGGCAACACCGGCAATGATGACTGGATTAATTTTGGCGATTGCCCGTGCGGCAGGTGAGGTGGCGCCACTGATGTTGGTGGGGGTGGTGAAATTGGCACCTGCACTGCCAATTGATGGCAATTATCCCTATTTGCACCTGGATCAAAAAATTATGCACTTGGGCTTTCATATTTACGATGTCGGCTTCCAAAGCCCGAATGTGGAAGCTGCGCGGCCATTGGTTTATGCAACTTCCCTGACGCTGATTTTGTTGATCATCGCCTTGAATATTACTGCGATAAAAATTCGCAATGATTTGCGTGAGAAATACCGCAGTGCGTCGGATTAA